Proteins co-encoded in one Bombus pyrosoma isolate SC7728 linkage group LG4, ASM1482585v1, whole genome shotgun sequence genomic window:
- the LOC122566789 gene encoding carcinine transporter-like isoform X1 translates to MTVLLLLSTPVTVKPIACIEMKDEKSNSILPTETTRLRPRLESFDDVLPYVGDYGRYQWLLLLSLLPYGATYAFLYFSQFFITIIPTEHWCRIDELVNSNFTEEERIKIAIPPTHVYPYYEQCQRKDLNFTELLKSDKSLSSLDFETNETIKCTQWEYNFTQIPYPSIGTELDWVCDREYLVSTAQAIFFCGSIIGGFLVGWIADHKGRIPALMFCNGIALFASIFTASANSFWSFAVCRFLTGLAFDNCINIPLIIVLEYMAVSKRTLVVNIAFGVYFAVASTILPWIAYYIANWRYFTYVTAMPLLSVAITPWILPESARWYVSNGMMDKVVEKLRRIARINRRNPDSRIYDIFVSNMEASDKIQESATLLDLFKTPRLARNTILLVAFWCFTVISFDGHVYSLKLIQSSVFVSFSIACATELPAGLLLALLLDRWGRRLCGFLTLAMTCVLSIAELMLHSMLAKLVMSVLSRFCLNMAANVGLQYAAELLPTPVRSQGVSFIHIFGIVAHSLAPYITDSAAIWEGFPMMIISTVSFFGAALVLFLPETVGQNLPQTIKQGEEFGRDQHFWSLPCYHKTHFNGHQHYHSCER, encoded by the exons ATGACTGTGCTTCTGTTATTATCAACGCCAGTAACGGTTAAACCTATTGCATGTAT CGAAATGAAGGACGAGAAGAGTAATTCTATATTGCCCACTGAAACGACTCGATTGAGACCAAGATTGGAAAGTTTCGATGATGTTCTGCCGTATGTCGGCGACTACGGAAGATATCAATGGCTGTTGTTACTGTCGTTACTACCCTATGGCGCGACGTACGCGTTTCTGTATTTCtcgcaatttttcattacgATTATTCCCACGGAACACTGGTGCAGGATAGACGAATTAGTAAACTCGAATTTCACCGAAGAAGAGAG GATCAAAATAGCGATTCCACCGACGCACGTTTATCCTTATTACGAACAATGTCAGCGGAAGGACCTAAACTTCACGGAGCTGTTGAAGAGCGACAAGAGTTTGAGCTCGTTGGACttcgaaacaaacgaaacgataaaatgtACTCAATGGGAGTACAATTTCACGCAGATTCCATATCCTAGTATAGGAACTGAG CTAGATTGGGTATGCGACCGAGAATACCTCGTATCAACGGCGCAGGCCATCTTCTTCTGCGGGTCCATCATCGGTGGTTTCCTAGTCGGTTGGATCGCCGATCACAAGGGCCGTATCCCAGCTTTGATGTTCTGCAACGGCATCGCCCTTTTTGCTTCCATTTTCACTGCCAGCGCAAATAGTTTTTGGTCATTCGCCGTCTGTAGGTTCCTCACTGGACTGGCGTTCGATAACTGTATCAACATTCCTCTGATTATCG TGCTCGAATATATGGCtgtttcgaaacgaacgttggTCGTGAACATCGCCTTTGGCGTATACTTCGCAGTGGCCAGTACAATTTTACCATGGATAGCTTACTATATCGCGAACTGGAGATATTTCACTTACGTTACTGCCATGCCGTTGTTATCGGTTGCTATCACACCGTGGATTCTTCCCGAGAGCGCCCG GTGGTACGTTTCCAATGGGATGATGGACAAGGTTGTTGAGAAACTGCGGAGAATAGCTAGGATCAACCGTAGAAATCCAGATTCGCGTATTTACGATATATTCGTC AGTAACATGGAGGCATCGGACAAAATTCAAGAATCAGCGACGCTGCTCGATCTGTTCAAAACGCCACGGTTGGCGAGAAACACTATTCTTCTAGTTGCATTCTG GTGTTTCACCGTGATCTCGTTCGACGGCCACGTGTATTCGTTAAAACTTATCCAGAGCTCGGTGTTCGTGTCGTTCTCGATCGCCTGTGCCACAGAACTTCCAGCTGGGTTATTGCTCGCCTTGTTGCTCGACCGATGGGGTCGTAGACTCTGCGGATTTCTCACTCTGGCAATGACCTGTGTACTCAGTATTGCTGAACTTATGCTGCATTCca TGCTCGCGAAATTAGTAATGTCAGTATTGTCGCGATTCTGTCTGAACATGGCAGCCAATGTTGGTCTTCAGTATGCAGCAGAACTTCTGCCCACGCCAGTCAGATCGCAGGGCGTATCTTTCATTCATATTTTCGGAATAGTTGCACACTCTTTGGCGCCATATATCACTGACtcg GCTGCAATTTGGGAGGGATTTCCAATGATGATTATCAGCACGGTGTCCTTTTTTGGCGCCGCACTAGTTTTGTTCCTGCCGGAAACTGTCGGCCAGAATCTTCCTCAGACCATCAAGCAAGGCGAAGAATTCGGAAGGGACCAACATTTCTGGTCGTTGCCTTGCTACCATAAGACACACTTCAATGGACATCAACACTATCACTCCTGTGAACGATAA
- the LOC122566789 gene encoding carcinine transporter-like isoform X2, with product MTVLLLLSTPVTVKPIACIEMKDEKSNSILPTETTRLRPRLESFDDVLPYVGDYGRYQWLLLLSLLPYGATYAFLYFSQFFITIIPTEHWCRIDELVNSNFTEEERIKIAIPPTHVYPYYEQCQRKDLNFTELLKSDKSLSSLDFETNETIKCTQWEYNFTQIPYPSIGTELDWVCDREYLVSTAQAIFFCGSIIGGFLVGWIADHKGRIPALMFCNGIALFASIFTASANSFWSFAVCRFLTGLAFDNCINIPLIIVLEYMAVSKRTLVVNIAFGVYFAVASTILPWIAYYIANWRYFTYVTAMPLLSVAITPWILPESARWYVSNGMMDKVVEKLRRIARINRRNPDSRIYDIFVSNMEASDKIQESATLLDLFKTPRLARNTILLVAFWCFTVISFDGHVYSLKLIQSSVFVSFSIACATELPAGLLLALLLDRWGRRLCGFLTLAMTCVLSIAELMLHSMLAKLVMSVLSRFCLNMAANVGLQYAAELLPTPVRSQGVSFIHIFGIVAHSLAPYITDSAAIWEGFPMMIISTVSFFGAALVLFLPETVGQNLPQTIKQGEEFGRDQHFWSLPCYHKTHFNGHQHYHS from the exons ATGACTGTGCTTCTGTTATTATCAACGCCAGTAACGGTTAAACCTATTGCATGTAT CGAAATGAAGGACGAGAAGAGTAATTCTATATTGCCCACTGAAACGACTCGATTGAGACCAAGATTGGAAAGTTTCGATGATGTTCTGCCGTATGTCGGCGACTACGGAAGATATCAATGGCTGTTGTTACTGTCGTTACTACCCTATGGCGCGACGTACGCGTTTCTGTATTTCtcgcaatttttcattacgATTATTCCCACGGAACACTGGTGCAGGATAGACGAATTAGTAAACTCGAATTTCACCGAAGAAGAGAG GATCAAAATAGCGATTCCACCGACGCACGTTTATCCTTATTACGAACAATGTCAGCGGAAGGACCTAAACTTCACGGAGCTGTTGAAGAGCGACAAGAGTTTGAGCTCGTTGGACttcgaaacaaacgaaacgataaaatgtACTCAATGGGAGTACAATTTCACGCAGATTCCATATCCTAGTATAGGAACTGAG CTAGATTGGGTATGCGACCGAGAATACCTCGTATCAACGGCGCAGGCCATCTTCTTCTGCGGGTCCATCATCGGTGGTTTCCTAGTCGGTTGGATCGCCGATCACAAGGGCCGTATCCCAGCTTTGATGTTCTGCAACGGCATCGCCCTTTTTGCTTCCATTTTCACTGCCAGCGCAAATAGTTTTTGGTCATTCGCCGTCTGTAGGTTCCTCACTGGACTGGCGTTCGATAACTGTATCAACATTCCTCTGATTATCG TGCTCGAATATATGGCtgtttcgaaacgaacgttggTCGTGAACATCGCCTTTGGCGTATACTTCGCAGTGGCCAGTACAATTTTACCATGGATAGCTTACTATATCGCGAACTGGAGATATTTCACTTACGTTACTGCCATGCCGTTGTTATCGGTTGCTATCACACCGTGGATTCTTCCCGAGAGCGCCCG GTGGTACGTTTCCAATGGGATGATGGACAAGGTTGTTGAGAAACTGCGGAGAATAGCTAGGATCAACCGTAGAAATCCAGATTCGCGTATTTACGATATATTCGTC AGTAACATGGAGGCATCGGACAAAATTCAAGAATCAGCGACGCTGCTCGATCTGTTCAAAACGCCACGGTTGGCGAGAAACACTATTCTTCTAGTTGCATTCTG GTGTTTCACCGTGATCTCGTTCGACGGCCACGTGTATTCGTTAAAACTTATCCAGAGCTCGGTGTTCGTGTCGTTCTCGATCGCCTGTGCCACAGAACTTCCAGCTGGGTTATTGCTCGCCTTGTTGCTCGACCGATGGGGTCGTAGACTCTGCGGATTTCTCACTCTGGCAATGACCTGTGTACTCAGTATTGCTGAACTTATGCTGCATTCca TGCTCGCGAAATTAGTAATGTCAGTATTGTCGCGATTCTGTCTGAACATGGCAGCCAATGTTGGTCTTCAGTATGCAGCAGAACTTCTGCCCACGCCAGTCAGATCGCAGGGCGTATCTTTCATTCATATTTTCGGAATAGTTGCACACTCTTTGGCGCCATATATCACTGACtcg GCTGCAATTTGGGAGGGATTTCCAATGATGATTATCAGCACGGTGTCCTTTTTTGGCGCCGCACTAGTTTTGTTCCTGCCGGAAACTGTCGGCCAGAATCTTCCTCAGACCATCAAGCAAGGCGAAGAATTCGGAAGGGACCAACATTTCTGGTCGTTGCCTTGCTACCATAAGACACACTTCAATGGACATCAACACTATCACTCCT ga
- the LOC122566789 gene encoding carcinine transporter-like isoform X3, with protein MEGRNMNDGEMKDEKSNSILPTETTRLRPRLESFDDVLPYVGDYGRYQWLLLLSLLPYGATYAFLYFSQFFITIIPTEHWCRIDELVNSNFTEEERIKIAIPPTHVYPYYEQCQRKDLNFTELLKSDKSLSSLDFETNETIKCTQWEYNFTQIPYPSIGTELDWVCDREYLVSTAQAIFFCGSIIGGFLVGWIADHKGRIPALMFCNGIALFASIFTASANSFWSFAVCRFLTGLAFDNCINIPLIIVLEYMAVSKRTLVVNIAFGVYFAVASTILPWIAYYIANWRYFTYVTAMPLLSVAITPWILPESARWYVSNGMMDKVVEKLRRIARINRRNPDSRIYDIFVSNMEASDKIQESATLLDLFKTPRLARNTILLVAFWCFTVISFDGHVYSLKLIQSSVFVSFSIACATELPAGLLLALLLDRWGRRLCGFLTLAMTCVLSIAELMLHSMLAKLVMSVLSRFCLNMAANVGLQYAAELLPTPVRSQGVSFIHIFGIVAHSLAPYITDSAAIWEGFPMMIISTVSFFGAALVLFLPETVGQNLPQTIKQGEEFGRDQHFWSLPCYHKTHFNGHQHYHS; from the exons atggaaggaagaaatatGAATGACGG CGAAATGAAGGACGAGAAGAGTAATTCTATATTGCCCACTGAAACGACTCGATTGAGACCAAGATTGGAAAGTTTCGATGATGTTCTGCCGTATGTCGGCGACTACGGAAGATATCAATGGCTGTTGTTACTGTCGTTACTACCCTATGGCGCGACGTACGCGTTTCTGTATTTCtcgcaatttttcattacgATTATTCCCACGGAACACTGGTGCAGGATAGACGAATTAGTAAACTCGAATTTCACCGAAGAAGAGAG GATCAAAATAGCGATTCCACCGACGCACGTTTATCCTTATTACGAACAATGTCAGCGGAAGGACCTAAACTTCACGGAGCTGTTGAAGAGCGACAAGAGTTTGAGCTCGTTGGACttcgaaacaaacgaaacgataaaatgtACTCAATGGGAGTACAATTTCACGCAGATTCCATATCCTAGTATAGGAACTGAG CTAGATTGGGTATGCGACCGAGAATACCTCGTATCAACGGCGCAGGCCATCTTCTTCTGCGGGTCCATCATCGGTGGTTTCCTAGTCGGTTGGATCGCCGATCACAAGGGCCGTATCCCAGCTTTGATGTTCTGCAACGGCATCGCCCTTTTTGCTTCCATTTTCACTGCCAGCGCAAATAGTTTTTGGTCATTCGCCGTCTGTAGGTTCCTCACTGGACTGGCGTTCGATAACTGTATCAACATTCCTCTGATTATCG TGCTCGAATATATGGCtgtttcgaaacgaacgttggTCGTGAACATCGCCTTTGGCGTATACTTCGCAGTGGCCAGTACAATTTTACCATGGATAGCTTACTATATCGCGAACTGGAGATATTTCACTTACGTTACTGCCATGCCGTTGTTATCGGTTGCTATCACACCGTGGATTCTTCCCGAGAGCGCCCG GTGGTACGTTTCCAATGGGATGATGGACAAGGTTGTTGAGAAACTGCGGAGAATAGCTAGGATCAACCGTAGAAATCCAGATTCGCGTATTTACGATATATTCGTC AGTAACATGGAGGCATCGGACAAAATTCAAGAATCAGCGACGCTGCTCGATCTGTTCAAAACGCCACGGTTGGCGAGAAACACTATTCTTCTAGTTGCATTCTG GTGTTTCACCGTGATCTCGTTCGACGGCCACGTGTATTCGTTAAAACTTATCCAGAGCTCGGTGTTCGTGTCGTTCTCGATCGCCTGTGCCACAGAACTTCCAGCTGGGTTATTGCTCGCCTTGTTGCTCGACCGATGGGGTCGTAGACTCTGCGGATTTCTCACTCTGGCAATGACCTGTGTACTCAGTATTGCTGAACTTATGCTGCATTCca TGCTCGCGAAATTAGTAATGTCAGTATTGTCGCGATTCTGTCTGAACATGGCAGCCAATGTTGGTCTTCAGTATGCAGCAGAACTTCTGCCCACGCCAGTCAGATCGCAGGGCGTATCTTTCATTCATATTTTCGGAATAGTTGCACACTCTTTGGCGCCATATATCACTGACtcg GCTGCAATTTGGGAGGGATTTCCAATGATGATTATCAGCACGGTGTCCTTTTTTGGCGCCGCACTAGTTTTGTTCCTGCCGGAAACTGTCGGCCAGAATCTTCCTCAGACCATCAAGCAAGGCGAAGAATTCGGAAGGGACCAACATTTCTGGTCGTTGCCTTGCTACCATAAGACACACTTCAATGGACATCAACACTATCACTCCT ga
- the LOC122566789 gene encoding carcinine transporter-like isoform X5, producing MKEGSEMKDEKSNSILPTETTRLRPRLESFDDVLPYVGDYGRYQWLLLLSLLPYGATYAFLYFSQFFITIIPTEHWCRIDELVNSNFTEEERIKIAIPPTHVYPYYEQCQRKDLNFTELLKSDKSLSSLDFETNETIKCTQWEYNFTQIPYPSIGTELDWVCDREYLVSTAQAIFFCGSIIGGFLVGWIADHKGRIPALMFCNGIALFASIFTASANSFWSFAVCRFLTGLAFDNCINIPLIIVLEYMAVSKRTLVVNIAFGVYFAVASTILPWIAYYIANWRYFTYVTAMPLLSVAITPWILPESARWYVSNGMMDKVVEKLRRIARINRRNPDSRIYDIFVSNMEASDKIQESATLLDLFKTPRLARNTILLVAFWCFTVISFDGHVYSLKLIQSSVFVSFSIACATELPAGLLLALLLDRWGRRLCGFLTLAMTCVLSIAELMLHSMLAKLVMSVLSRFCLNMAANVGLQYAAELLPTPVRSQGVSFIHIFGIVAHSLAPYITDSAAIWEGFPMMIISTVSFFGAALVLFLPETVGQNLPQTIKQGEEFGRDQHFWSLPCYHKTHFNGHQHYHS from the exons ATGAAGGAAGGAAG CGAAATGAAGGACGAGAAGAGTAATTCTATATTGCCCACTGAAACGACTCGATTGAGACCAAGATTGGAAAGTTTCGATGATGTTCTGCCGTATGTCGGCGACTACGGAAGATATCAATGGCTGTTGTTACTGTCGTTACTACCCTATGGCGCGACGTACGCGTTTCTGTATTTCtcgcaatttttcattacgATTATTCCCACGGAACACTGGTGCAGGATAGACGAATTAGTAAACTCGAATTTCACCGAAGAAGAGAG GATCAAAATAGCGATTCCACCGACGCACGTTTATCCTTATTACGAACAATGTCAGCGGAAGGACCTAAACTTCACGGAGCTGTTGAAGAGCGACAAGAGTTTGAGCTCGTTGGACttcgaaacaaacgaaacgataaaatgtACTCAATGGGAGTACAATTTCACGCAGATTCCATATCCTAGTATAGGAACTGAG CTAGATTGGGTATGCGACCGAGAATACCTCGTATCAACGGCGCAGGCCATCTTCTTCTGCGGGTCCATCATCGGTGGTTTCCTAGTCGGTTGGATCGCCGATCACAAGGGCCGTATCCCAGCTTTGATGTTCTGCAACGGCATCGCCCTTTTTGCTTCCATTTTCACTGCCAGCGCAAATAGTTTTTGGTCATTCGCCGTCTGTAGGTTCCTCACTGGACTGGCGTTCGATAACTGTATCAACATTCCTCTGATTATCG TGCTCGAATATATGGCtgtttcgaaacgaacgttggTCGTGAACATCGCCTTTGGCGTATACTTCGCAGTGGCCAGTACAATTTTACCATGGATAGCTTACTATATCGCGAACTGGAGATATTTCACTTACGTTACTGCCATGCCGTTGTTATCGGTTGCTATCACACCGTGGATTCTTCCCGAGAGCGCCCG GTGGTACGTTTCCAATGGGATGATGGACAAGGTTGTTGAGAAACTGCGGAGAATAGCTAGGATCAACCGTAGAAATCCAGATTCGCGTATTTACGATATATTCGTC AGTAACATGGAGGCATCGGACAAAATTCAAGAATCAGCGACGCTGCTCGATCTGTTCAAAACGCCACGGTTGGCGAGAAACACTATTCTTCTAGTTGCATTCTG GTGTTTCACCGTGATCTCGTTCGACGGCCACGTGTATTCGTTAAAACTTATCCAGAGCTCGGTGTTCGTGTCGTTCTCGATCGCCTGTGCCACAGAACTTCCAGCTGGGTTATTGCTCGCCTTGTTGCTCGACCGATGGGGTCGTAGACTCTGCGGATTTCTCACTCTGGCAATGACCTGTGTACTCAGTATTGCTGAACTTATGCTGCATTCca TGCTCGCGAAATTAGTAATGTCAGTATTGTCGCGATTCTGTCTGAACATGGCAGCCAATGTTGGTCTTCAGTATGCAGCAGAACTTCTGCCCACGCCAGTCAGATCGCAGGGCGTATCTTTCATTCATATTTTCGGAATAGTTGCACACTCTTTGGCGCCATATATCACTGACtcg GCTGCAATTTGGGAGGGATTTCCAATGATGATTATCAGCACGGTGTCCTTTTTTGGCGCCGCACTAGTTTTGTTCCTGCCGGAAACTGTCGGCCAGAATCTTCCTCAGACCATCAAGCAAGGCGAAGAATTCGGAAGGGACCAACATTTCTGGTCGTTGCCTTGCTACCATAAGACACACTTCAATGGACATCAACACTATCACTCCT ga
- the LOC122566789 gene encoding carcinine transporter-like isoform X4 produces MTWYNEMKDEKSNSILPTETTRLRPRLESFDDVLPYVGDYGRYQWLLLLSLLPYGATYAFLYFSQFFITIIPTEHWCRIDELVNSNFTEEERIKIAIPPTHVYPYYEQCQRKDLNFTELLKSDKSLSSLDFETNETIKCTQWEYNFTQIPYPSIGTELDWVCDREYLVSTAQAIFFCGSIIGGFLVGWIADHKGRIPALMFCNGIALFASIFTASANSFWSFAVCRFLTGLAFDNCINIPLIIVLEYMAVSKRTLVVNIAFGVYFAVASTILPWIAYYIANWRYFTYVTAMPLLSVAITPWILPESARWYVSNGMMDKVVEKLRRIARINRRNPDSRIYDIFVSNMEASDKIQESATLLDLFKTPRLARNTILLVAFWCFTVISFDGHVYSLKLIQSSVFVSFSIACATELPAGLLLALLLDRWGRRLCGFLTLAMTCVLSIAELMLHSMLAKLVMSVLSRFCLNMAANVGLQYAAELLPTPVRSQGVSFIHIFGIVAHSLAPYITDSAAIWEGFPMMIISTVSFFGAALVLFLPETVGQNLPQTIKQGEEFGRDQHFWSLPCYHKTHFNGHQHYHS; encoded by the exons ATGACGTGGTATAA CGAAATGAAGGACGAGAAGAGTAATTCTATATTGCCCACTGAAACGACTCGATTGAGACCAAGATTGGAAAGTTTCGATGATGTTCTGCCGTATGTCGGCGACTACGGAAGATATCAATGGCTGTTGTTACTGTCGTTACTACCCTATGGCGCGACGTACGCGTTTCTGTATTTCtcgcaatttttcattacgATTATTCCCACGGAACACTGGTGCAGGATAGACGAATTAGTAAACTCGAATTTCACCGAAGAAGAGAG GATCAAAATAGCGATTCCACCGACGCACGTTTATCCTTATTACGAACAATGTCAGCGGAAGGACCTAAACTTCACGGAGCTGTTGAAGAGCGACAAGAGTTTGAGCTCGTTGGACttcgaaacaaacgaaacgataaaatgtACTCAATGGGAGTACAATTTCACGCAGATTCCATATCCTAGTATAGGAACTGAG CTAGATTGGGTATGCGACCGAGAATACCTCGTATCAACGGCGCAGGCCATCTTCTTCTGCGGGTCCATCATCGGTGGTTTCCTAGTCGGTTGGATCGCCGATCACAAGGGCCGTATCCCAGCTTTGATGTTCTGCAACGGCATCGCCCTTTTTGCTTCCATTTTCACTGCCAGCGCAAATAGTTTTTGGTCATTCGCCGTCTGTAGGTTCCTCACTGGACTGGCGTTCGATAACTGTATCAACATTCCTCTGATTATCG TGCTCGAATATATGGCtgtttcgaaacgaacgttggTCGTGAACATCGCCTTTGGCGTATACTTCGCAGTGGCCAGTACAATTTTACCATGGATAGCTTACTATATCGCGAACTGGAGATATTTCACTTACGTTACTGCCATGCCGTTGTTATCGGTTGCTATCACACCGTGGATTCTTCCCGAGAGCGCCCG GTGGTACGTTTCCAATGGGATGATGGACAAGGTTGTTGAGAAACTGCGGAGAATAGCTAGGATCAACCGTAGAAATCCAGATTCGCGTATTTACGATATATTCGTC AGTAACATGGAGGCATCGGACAAAATTCAAGAATCAGCGACGCTGCTCGATCTGTTCAAAACGCCACGGTTGGCGAGAAACACTATTCTTCTAGTTGCATTCTG GTGTTTCACCGTGATCTCGTTCGACGGCCACGTGTATTCGTTAAAACTTATCCAGAGCTCGGTGTTCGTGTCGTTCTCGATCGCCTGTGCCACAGAACTTCCAGCTGGGTTATTGCTCGCCTTGTTGCTCGACCGATGGGGTCGTAGACTCTGCGGATTTCTCACTCTGGCAATGACCTGTGTACTCAGTATTGCTGAACTTATGCTGCATTCca TGCTCGCGAAATTAGTAATGTCAGTATTGTCGCGATTCTGTCTGAACATGGCAGCCAATGTTGGTCTTCAGTATGCAGCAGAACTTCTGCCCACGCCAGTCAGATCGCAGGGCGTATCTTTCATTCATATTTTCGGAATAGTTGCACACTCTTTGGCGCCATATATCACTGACtcg GCTGCAATTTGGGAGGGATTTCCAATGATGATTATCAGCACGGTGTCCTTTTTTGGCGCCGCACTAGTTTTGTTCCTGCCGGAAACTGTCGGCCAGAATCTTCCTCAGACCATCAAGCAAGGCGAAGAATTCGGAAGGGACCAACATTTCTGGTCGTTGCCTTGCTACCATAAGACACACTTCAATGGACATCAACACTATCACTCCT ga
- the LOC122566789 gene encoding carcinine transporter-like isoform X6, with translation MKDEKSNSILPTETTRLRPRLESFDDVLPYVGDYGRYQWLLLLSLLPYGATYAFLYFSQFFITIIPTEHWCRIDELVNSNFTEEERIKIAIPPTHVYPYYEQCQRKDLNFTELLKSDKSLSSLDFETNETIKCTQWEYNFTQIPYPSIGTELDWVCDREYLVSTAQAIFFCGSIIGGFLVGWIADHKGRIPALMFCNGIALFASIFTASANSFWSFAVCRFLTGLAFDNCINIPLIIVLEYMAVSKRTLVVNIAFGVYFAVASTILPWIAYYIANWRYFTYVTAMPLLSVAITPWILPESARWYVSNGMMDKVVEKLRRIARINRRNPDSRIYDIFVSNMEASDKIQESATLLDLFKTPRLARNTILLVAFWCFTVISFDGHVYSLKLIQSSVFVSFSIACATELPAGLLLALLLDRWGRRLCGFLTLAMTCVLSIAELMLHSMLAKLVMSVLSRFCLNMAANVGLQYAAELLPTPVRSQGVSFIHIFGIVAHSLAPYITDSAAIWEGFPMMIISTVSFFGAALVLFLPETVGQNLPQTIKQGEEFGRDQHFWSLPCYHKTHFNGHQHYHS, from the exons ATGAAGGACGAGAAGAGTAATTCTATATTGCCCACTGAAACGACTCGATTGAGACCAAGATTGGAAAGTTTCGATGATGTTCTGCCGTATGTCGGCGACTACGGAAGATATCAATGGCTGTTGTTACTGTCGTTACTACCCTATGGCGCGACGTACGCGTTTCTGTATTTCtcgcaatttttcattacgATTATTCCCACGGAACACTGGTGCAGGATAGACGAATTAGTAAACTCGAATTTCACCGAAGAAGAGAG GATCAAAATAGCGATTCCACCGACGCACGTTTATCCTTATTACGAACAATGTCAGCGGAAGGACCTAAACTTCACGGAGCTGTTGAAGAGCGACAAGAGTTTGAGCTCGTTGGACttcgaaacaaacgaaacgataaaatgtACTCAATGGGAGTACAATTTCACGCAGATTCCATATCCTAGTATAGGAACTGAG CTAGATTGGGTATGCGACCGAGAATACCTCGTATCAACGGCGCAGGCCATCTTCTTCTGCGGGTCCATCATCGGTGGTTTCCTAGTCGGTTGGATCGCCGATCACAAGGGCCGTATCCCAGCTTTGATGTTCTGCAACGGCATCGCCCTTTTTGCTTCCATTTTCACTGCCAGCGCAAATAGTTTTTGGTCATTCGCCGTCTGTAGGTTCCTCACTGGACTGGCGTTCGATAACTGTATCAACATTCCTCTGATTATCG TGCTCGAATATATGGCtgtttcgaaacgaacgttggTCGTGAACATCGCCTTTGGCGTATACTTCGCAGTGGCCAGTACAATTTTACCATGGATAGCTTACTATATCGCGAACTGGAGATATTTCACTTACGTTACTGCCATGCCGTTGTTATCGGTTGCTATCACACCGTGGATTCTTCCCGAGAGCGCCCG GTGGTACGTTTCCAATGGGATGATGGACAAGGTTGTTGAGAAACTGCGGAGAATAGCTAGGATCAACCGTAGAAATCCAGATTCGCGTATTTACGATATATTCGTC AGTAACATGGAGGCATCGGACAAAATTCAAGAATCAGCGACGCTGCTCGATCTGTTCAAAACGCCACGGTTGGCGAGAAACACTATTCTTCTAGTTGCATTCTG GTGTTTCACCGTGATCTCGTTCGACGGCCACGTGTATTCGTTAAAACTTATCCAGAGCTCGGTGTTCGTGTCGTTCTCGATCGCCTGTGCCACAGAACTTCCAGCTGGGTTATTGCTCGCCTTGTTGCTCGACCGATGGGGTCGTAGACTCTGCGGATTTCTCACTCTGGCAATGACCTGTGTACTCAGTATTGCTGAACTTATGCTGCATTCca TGCTCGCGAAATTAGTAATGTCAGTATTGTCGCGATTCTGTCTGAACATGGCAGCCAATGTTGGTCTTCAGTATGCAGCAGAACTTCTGCCCACGCCAGTCAGATCGCAGGGCGTATCTTTCATTCATATTTTCGGAATAGTTGCACACTCTTTGGCGCCATATATCACTGACtcg GCTGCAATTTGGGAGGGATTTCCAATGATGATTATCAGCACGGTGTCCTTTTTTGGCGCCGCACTAGTTTTGTTCCTGCCGGAAACTGTCGGCCAGAATCTTCCTCAGACCATCAAGCAAGGCGAAGAATTCGGAAGGGACCAACATTTCTGGTCGTTGCCTTGCTACCATAAGACACACTTCAATGGACATCAACACTATCACTCCT ga